aacACACATGCCACAACAATATCCTGCAAGTAAGCAATCCAATCAGCAATTACAAGCGCAAATACTAAGCGCCACAATATGTTGTTGGCTTATTGCCTTCCGCTGTCCTGTCCTCTGCTGGCTTTCCAGAGGCCGTCGGTGTAGCCGTTCGTTGCTCTGGGCACTCGCGCATCCTGTGGTTGCTTCGACAGCGCAAGCAAATATGCCGAAACGTGCAGTCGGGATAGCCGGCACAACTGCTAAAAATATAATTACGGCAGATTGGCCTTGGACCATCCCATGGCCTGTCACGTCGGTATCTTGATCCGCCTCCCGACAGCGTTCTCGAGACTGGTCCTGCTTCACGCAGAATTTGCGGTGGAGCGTCGTTTGGTTCTAACGCGCAAGAACCGGGAGCGTGATCCGCTTCTAGGCAGTGAAAACACCTCGCCGTTGGCGCTTGGTCCATTGCCAAGATTGTCGCAGCAAAGAGAAGCGCGTGCAGCTGGCTCCAAGAAAGACTGTGGTTGGAAGCCGCCAACTGATGAAAGCGCGCGTCATATAACAGCCAGCCTGTCCTGCTGTGGCACTGCACTTCGTGCGCTACAAGCCGCAAGTACGCCATCACTTCCTGCGTCCGGGCAGAGTGCTTCCGCAGAAGAATTCCATCGTATGTAGCAAAACACTGCACCCACGTGGGCAGTGTCGTGATCTGACGCAGGCGACGACGATTGGCTGGTTCTGCTGTAGCTTGCATGCGCAGCAGTAGTTCCAGGTTATCTGGAAGAAGCTTCGCAAAGTCCACGTACTCCTGTGCCTGGATTAGTCGAACCTGACGAGCGGGTATTGGCGTGGTTCTTTCTCCCACAATGCAAGCTTGCAAGCTTCCGCGCTAGAGCTGAGCGCTGTTACTGTCGGCGCCACCGCATCGACGCTGACAGACGTTGACAAACTTGGCCCTAACGATGGCACAGTCGATGGCTGCATTAAAGAAACGCCGTGAATGGCGGATGCTGCCGGTAGCGCTCCAAACGTCTGTTCTACAACAGTGCACGACGAAACATTTTATATGACTACGTTCAGCACTACAGCATGGACGAGTATAAACAAGCGAAGCATGCGTTAGCTACTTTTTGTGGCATACCAGACTACGTGATTACGACCCAACGGAGCCGTAGCCGATTTACCAACTATAGACCTATGCTAATTAGACCGTGTCTCCACTAGCgcctaaacatgtttacaagtTGTTTTAGCGTAAACGTGTTTACAATCCAGCGTGTCTCCACTAgtgttaaacatgtttaaaacGAAACTTAAACAGCTTCAGCTAAACCTGTTTCGGAGGTAGTTTAGCTAACgtgtttaggtttaaaatatcACGTGATGCTAGCGTGCGCATGGTCAAAGATGCACCCCAATGctcttctcttgttttgcCGTCTCTTCTTTATCATTTGGAGGCTCGTTGAAGAAGACCGTCTCAGAGAGTCTTATAGACGACAGCAGATATTGTTGAGGGAAAGATCAGAGCGGTTTTCTCGTTACCTTCAACGAAGACGAAGACTTGTAAGTCTGTGCTGTTCTCTGGTGACCAGTAGACGATCTCCAGTTGTCTGGTGCCATGAGAGAAGAGATAACTTTTGGCAAGAGACTGTTTGGCAGCACTGGAGGGAAGAAGATTGGAAGAGTAATATGAGGATGAAAAAGGAGAcatttctttctctttgtagAGATCTCAGACCTCTTTTGACAAGACAAGCTACTCGGTTTCGCAGACCTGTTGGAGTAATGAAGAGAGTAGCCATTGCTCTCTGGCGTCTCAGTGGGACATGTGAGTATCGAACCATAGGACATCTCTTTGGTGTGGGGAGGTCAACAGCTCACAGAATCACACGTAATGTTTGTGATGCAATTATGGAGTTAATGTTTCAATCCTATATCAGACAACCAAGTAGGAGAGAAATTCAAAGTAGCATTGACGGCTTTGAAAGAATTTGTGGTTTCCCTCAGGTAGTCGGTGCAGTAGATGGGACACACATAGAAATAAGGGCTCCCACAGAATGCCCTGAGGACTACGTAAATCGAAAAGGATTTCATTCCATTCAACTACAAGCTGTTGTTGATTCGTCTTTGCGATTTACAGACATTTTTGTCGGATATCCTGGGAGTGTCCATGATGCTCGTGTGTTTTCCAACAGCCCTTTGTTCAGAGTGCATGAACATACTGGAATATTTCCAGAGGAAGGTTCGAGAAATATATGTGGTGTTGATGTCAATGCACTAATACTTGGAGATTCCGCTTATCCACTATTGCCATGGCTAATGAAACCATTCCCTGAAAGTGCTAATATGTCAGCTGAGAAGAGAAACTTTAACTACAAACACAGTAGTACTAGGATGGTTGTGGAGCGGGCGTTTGGTATGCTTAAGGGAAGATGGAGGTGCCTAAGCAAGTGTCTAGATGACAATGCCCtaaatgctattacaactatTATTTCTTGCTGCACACTTCACAATTACTGCCTAGTGCAACAAGATGGAGTTGAAGAAGAGTGGCTGCAACGACGACCAGGAGAGCCTTATTATGAATGTGTTGACGATCATGCAGGCAGAGTCAGAGGAAGAGCTCATATGATAAGACAAGCTGTAGCTGAGTATCTGATGTGACATTGACTAATTATAATGAAACTCTCAACAGCTTTGACAAAAAACACTTCAATGGTTTATTTCTTCATGGCTTCAAAGAAGCCATGCATAATGTCCTTCATGAATGTCATTCTTTTGCTTTCCTGTTCTTCCTCCCACTGCCTTCTACTCTCCTCCTCCTTCTCTCTTCTTGCTGCCTCCTTTTCCAACATATCATCATCCATCTCTTTGAGTTTAGTGGTCAGTAATTGTACGAGGTGCTCATTCCTTGTTTTCTTCTCTGTACCACTGCctttcattttcttttgtcCCGCAGTCCTGCCTACATACAACATTGGTTAGTTAACACTGTCTTCATCCTTGTACCTATCCACCTGTACCTGTGTCATCAGTCCTTTTACGTTTTCCTTTCCCTTTCTTCAACGCAGCAGTGGCATCAACATCCCTTTCTGTATTGCAGCCTTCCTCTTCATCCTCAACTCCAGACCTACTAATAGGTGTCTGCTCATGAGATGTAGACCTGGATGAGATCATGACGGTACTTTCTTCGCTGTCTAATTTGCAGCTAGAAAAACTGGCATTGTCTTCTTTGTCACTGTCAGGCACCACCACACTATCAAGAACAGAATTGGAAATACTACAAAGAGACTTGTCGACTTTTGAAAAACCTGGAATCTTCTTCTTGTCCGTCATCATCTACTGGCATGCTCCCAATTAGAACAGCTGGAGCAACTGATCTCCTTGTTCCTAGTATCTGACATTCATTTGTGGGAATGATTAATATATTAGTAGGAATAATCCATCttttagtttattaattaacttgacaTACCTTGTCCAGGATATCAAAGTAAGGCCACACAACCCCTCCCCTGCCTGTTTTTTTTACTGTCCCGTCTTTAATCTTCTTATAACGACTTTCCAAATTGTGTAGTCTGCTCTTGCACTGTTCCCAAGTTCTAAAATAGCCATTGTCCTCTAGTTCCCTTGCAATATCGTTCCAAATTGGACGATTTCTGCCCATTTCTCGTAACCTCCTTTGCATTTCATTCTGGCCCcagatattaattaaggtgatCGTTTCATCCACAGTCCACATAGGAGAGCGACGCCTTTCTCCCCCAGAGTTCGAACTTCCCTCTCCCAAAACCAAAGTGTTGTCTACAATGGATGTGTTGCACTCCAACGCATTCTTACAGGCTTCCACCCACGAATTGTGCAAATTGGACATCGTGATCAAAGAAGAAATCCCGGATAATATTCTAGAGTTCCGGTACTAGCGCAATAGGTGGAGACGCTTCttttctaaacatgtttaagttctaaacatgtttaaagctGAACTAGTTTAAAGCAGCGCAAGTGGAGACATGCCCTTACTCACCGACCACAGTGGATGTAGCGGACTTGCCCGCCGGACGTAGTTATTTATCACCCTTCTTCCGCTGTAGTCACTTGATCCGCCGTGCAGCTATAGTCAAAGCTAATTGCCGTTTTGCGGAACTACCCAGCTCCAGCTGTTAGACAGACATTGACTAAGTTACGTCCGCGCCGCTAGAGCCGACTCGGGCCGACTGCTGCCGACCCTAGCTGAATAAGTGACGCCGCGTTATTAACTAAGTTAAGTCTTGCGGCGCTGTTAGAGCCGACCTGCTTACCTTTTCTGAATGCCGACACGTGCATCTGACTGCAAGTATAACCTCGAGTTTATAGCCTTGACTGTCTCTGGTTATAAGCGTCCAACCGCTTCTGGCGCATTGCTGCTCGCTGCGTGGCTATACCTACACCAGTGCGTATGTAActacaagcacatgcatgctgtcTTGATAACTTATTCTTATGTCCTGCGCTGCTACGCTGCCCGGCGTTGGTGCCTATAGTAGGCTGCAGTTTATGTATTATTCTCCTAGCTCCGAACATACCTGAGGCAGCTTGAGATTGAGAGGCGAGtttctcttgatcttctttcAGAGCAGCCCGAGCAGCCTCTTTGGCCGTCTCTGCCATCAGGCCCTTAAGTTCAGCCAAGGACATGGTCACCGACGGGCTATCCTGGTCTTCCATCACAATTCTTTTTTAGCGTTGACAACAAATTTTTCTGAAGCGTTGACGTTTGCAATTGCTACAATGACCGCAACACGCCTGCAGTGCCAAGTATATAGTACTTCGCGCGGATAACTCCGCCCTTAGCTACAACGCGCGCAACGGCACCGCTAGCGCGCACGACTCCGGGGTGGaatcaactctgtctaacgtTGTTAAACAACATTTCTTCACACACCAATATGAGTCACATACGGGCATCAGCTGGCCACCTCCTCTGTAATCAGCCCCTGAAATACGTGGTATTACTTAAAAGTCATGATCagataatattatatatactacaATACAATCTGTTCCAGATGTACTACAATATTAACTTCTTGGCTTTGGGTGGCAAACTCTAACtgacgtgcatgcatgctctaCATGTACTTACTGTATTTATACACACAAAATATTCAAAAGACACCTACAGATAGTAACAACACTCTGTTAAATGATTAATTATGAAGCAACAGAAATTCCCAATTAATATTACAGaataacaacaaatataaTCAGTTGTAGATTTCAATATCTAGTGAAGAATGCGTTTGCTTTGAAAATCAATAGTTGtgacacgtgtgtgtgtgtgtgtgtgtgtgtgtgtgtgtgtgtgtgtgtgtgtgtgtgtgtgtagattatcAGAAACAATTATAAAATTATGACGTTATGTTGCAGTGAAATCAAACAACAGGTGACGTGCACGGATCactatattttttatttattttttaaattcaTATCAATTCACAAGTTACACAGTAAAATGTTCCCTTCCCTGTATTTCTCTCATCTTCCTGGCGACGTCACCAAGCAATTGGACTTATTGGGTCAGTCTTGATAGAATTGTGGGTGGCGTACCCAAAGAGGCTTCTCAGGTCGCCCAAGATCCTTTTCTGCCGCAATATCAACCATCCATTTGAATGATGTCTCGTAACACCACTTTTTGTTATTAAAATGCTATCAGCCAAGGCCATCTTTTCTCTGACTTTCCTAAAATATTGCGGCACACTAATATAACTAATCCTAACTGTTGCCGTCTGGAGgagattaattaacaaaaccGTATGCTCAAAGGCGGTAATAATCCGATGATGCGTCGTCCATGCAGAGTCGTGGATTCAATTCTGGCCTGCACTCTGAAGCCACCTGCCTCTGCCTGATGGCATGATAGGCGATCGATAATCGTGTAGTACCGATCCAACCTAGTCCGACCTGCTGATTTGATGGTGGGCACATTTGCTAGTTGGAAAGTATGGACTGCCTTCAGCGGGTGGAAGAGATGGTTGTAGTATTTTATGTACTTTACGTTCCGCAGGTTCGTGAAACGTGCAGTCATAGTCTCCGCGATTGTACCTGGGACACTCAGTCTCACCCAGCAGAGTGAACATGACATACAGGTCTAGGCTGACACCAGCAGGTAATTCACGTACATTGTGGACGGCCAGATATATGCACGGTACTTTTACAGTGTATGCCAAATCTCAAaaatggggggggggggtagcCCAACTGGACGGCAGCACAAACTTGTAGGTGATTGTCGAAATTGAGGAATTCGTCGACTGGCTCTTTCATCCCGAAGTTTGTGCACCTCACAAACTGCACGCCCAGCTCTTTCAGACATTTGACTATCTGGGGTTAGGGTGGGGACTGGCTTGGTGTACTGCCATCCGTCAAATTGGCCTTCTGCTCACCACGATGTGGCCTTTGCTGCACAAATGTCTACCTGGGGCCGCCTTCAACACATCCGTGTAGAGTGTACGTCTCCACTATGACGGGATGCTCTGCTACTACGAGTGGTTGGAACTGGTGGTGAATATTGTAGTAGGAACGGTTGTACTTTCTTGCAGAAGAATTGGCCAGAACGACCGTCTGACTGCACAACTCAGACAAAACATTCTAAAAGAATCGGTCGTCGACGGTCAAATTCACTGAGTAGAAATCCACGTCAAGTTCGGTGGGTCGCGCACACAGTCAACTGAAGTCGTCTACATCGTAGGACTCCATCTCACACAATCTCAGACAAATTAGGGACACAGAACTGATACCACAAACTAACGCGAAAAGTGACCCAAGTGGGCCCTAGTAAGCGTATGACAATGTGTCTAGGCCGAAAAGCGCTACGTCATGCACCATCAACGTGACacgtggtgtggtggtggtggtggtggtggtggtggtggtggtggtgtgtgtgtgtgtgtgtgtgtgtgtgtgtgtgtgtgtgtgtgtgtgtacgtgtgcgtgtgcgtgtgtgtgtgtacgtgtgtgtgtgtgtgtgtgtgcgtgcgtgtgtgtgtgtgtgtgtgtgtgtgtgtgtgtgtgtgtgtgtgtgtgtgtgtgtgtgtgtgtgtgtgtgtgtgtgtgtgtgtgtgtgtgtgtgtgtgtgtgtgtgtgtgtgtgtgtgtgtgtgtgtgtgtgtgtgtgcgcgcgcgcgctctaTTCTGCGAGTAGTAGCAAGTACACAGTCAGATGACTTGCTTGCTGGGCTAGCGCATCCTATAGCCTCACACCATCCTCAGCTTGCTAAAGCTGAAGTTAGCATGCATTTCTTCCCCCTGGCCAGAGAACTACCGGAAATTCAAGGTCCTGTGGGGTATCCTCTTGGAGGGTTCACTGAGAGGACTTTGCGAAATAGGGGGAAAATCTCTTCAAGGTTTGAAGTAACCACAAGTGTCCGTCAAGGGTATGTGATGTCTCCAGTCTTGTTCAATCTGTTTATGGACAGAATTATACGTGAGACTCTGGACAAGTTTGAGGGTGGTGGCATCGAG
The DNA window shown above is from Corticium candelabrum chromosome 13, ooCorCand1.1, whole genome shotgun sequence and carries:
- the LOC134189188 gene encoding uncharacterized protein LOC134189188, yielding MLACAWSKMHPNALLLFCRLFFIIWRLVEEDRLRESYRRQQILLRERSERFSRYLQRRRRLVSLCCSLVTSRRSPVVWCHERRDNFWQETVWQHWREEDWKSNMRMKKETFLSLCRDLRPLLTRQATRFRRPVGVMKRVAIALWRLSGTCEYRTIGHLFGVGRSTAHRITRNVCDAIMELMFQSYIRQPSRREIQSSIDGFERICGFPQVVGAVDGTHIEIRAPTECPEDYVNRKGFHSIQLQAVVDSSLRFTDIFVGYPGSVHDARVFSNSPLFRVHEHTGIFPEEGSRNICGVDVNALILGDSAYPLLPWLMKPFPESANMSAEKRNFNYKHSSTRMVVERAFGMLKGRWRCLSKCLDDNALNAITTIISCCTLHNYCLVQQDGVEEEWLQRRPGEPYYECVDDHAGRVRGRAHMIRQAVAEYLM
- the LOC134189189 gene encoding uncharacterized protein LOC134189189, with the protein product MSNLHNSWVEACKNALECNTSIVDNTLVLGEGSSNSGGERRRSPMWTVDETITLINIWGQNEMQRRLREMGRNRPIWNDIARELEDNGYFRTWEQCKSRLHNLESRYKKIKDGTVKKTGRGGVVWPYFDILDKILGTRRSVAPAVLIGSMPVDDDGQEEDSSVVVPDSDKEDNASFSSCKLDSEESTVMISSRSTSHEQTPISRSGVEDEEEGCNTERDVDATAALKKGKGKRKRTDDTGRTAGQKKMKGSGTEKKTRNEHLVQLLTTKLKEMDDDMLEKEAARREKEEESRRQWEEEQESKRMTFMKDIMHGFFEAMKK